The proteins below come from a single Rhizobium tropici CIAT 899 genomic window:
- a CDS encoding aldose epimerase family protein codes for MTESTLQREHFGTTVDGDTVYRVKIVGGGLTAHIMSWGAVIQDLRLDGHEPSLLLGFDNFADYPLHSSYFGATPGRCANRIGAGRFTLDGKQYQLELNEKGVTHLHGGKDNIAKRNWTIVEHDTDRVVLKIVDPDGRAGYPGNCTIQAAYRVHGNGELSVTYESTTDQPTLANVCQHAYFNLDGRDDALGHDIMIAADHYTPTDDKQIPTGEIRSVEGTAFDFREMSPMKRFEGSERALYDHNFCLSSERTAKRSVVLARSVNSGVSLEVRTTEPGVQFYAGFKLDVPVPGHDGRKIGPFAGFCLETQVWPDAINHEGFPNAVLRPGEVLRQETDYIFTKN; via the coding sequence ATGACGGAAAGCACTTTGCAGCGGGAACATTTTGGGACGACGGTGGATGGGGATACCGTCTATCGCGTCAAAATCGTCGGTGGCGGCCTGACCGCCCATATCATGTCCTGGGGGGCGGTCATTCAGGATCTGCGCCTCGACGGCCACGAGCCCTCGCTTCTGCTCGGCTTCGACAATTTCGCCGATTATCCCCTCCATTCCTCCTATTTCGGCGCCACGCCCGGCCGCTGCGCCAACCGCATCGGCGCCGGCCGCTTTACGCTCGACGGCAAGCAGTATCAGCTGGAGCTCAATGAAAAGGGCGTCACCCATCTGCACGGCGGCAAGGACAATATCGCCAAGCGCAACTGGACCATCGTCGAGCACGATACCGACCGCGTCGTCCTGAAGATCGTCGATCCCGATGGCCGCGCCGGCTATCCCGGCAATTGTACGATCCAGGCGGCCTATCGCGTGCATGGCAATGGCGAACTGTCGGTCACCTATGAATCGACCACCGATCAGCCGACGCTCGCCAATGTCTGCCAGCACGCCTATTTCAACCTCGACGGCCGCGACGATGCGCTCGGCCACGACATCATGATCGCCGCCGACCATTATACGCCGACCGATGACAAGCAGATACCGACAGGGGAAATCCGCTCCGTCGAAGGCACTGCCTTCGATTTCCGCGAGATGTCGCCGATGAAGCGCTTCGAAGGAAGCGAGCGGGCGCTCTACGACCATAATTTCTGCCTCTCCAGCGAACGCACCGCCAAGCGTTCCGTCGTGCTCGCCCGCAGCGTCAATTCCGGCGTCTCGCTCGAAGTGCGCACCACCGAGCCCGGCGTGCAATTCTATGCGGGTTTCAAGCTCGATGTGCCGGTTCCCGGTCATGACGGTCGCAAGATCGGCCCGTTCGCCGGTTTCTGTCTGGAAACGCAGGTCTGGCCCGACGCTATCAACCACGAAGGCTTCCCCAATGCCGTGCTCCGCCCGGGCGAGGTGTTGCGGCAGGAAACGGATTACATCTTCACCAAGAACTAA
- a CDS encoding GntR family transcriptional regulator — MDRTSLIGELNSRGLSDGAGSGPLYKRLAQALTGLIQEGLLKSGTALPSERDLASALQIGRITVRTAYRDLLASGVIESRHGSGTFVSQQVERIEQPLWRLSSFSADMRSRGREPAARILSRTVSAPAPEESFLLGLGLDEPVLRLDRLRLADGQPLAIERAVVPIKFLGEEAISEGSLYDALAAKGFRPVRAQQRLTAVTLDPTSASILTVKAGAPALLIERVSRLADQRVVEYTRSHYRGDAYDFVAELRIGDDL, encoded by the coding sequence ATGGATAGAACCAGTTTGATCGGCGAATTGAATAGTCGCGGCCTCAGCGACGGGGCGGGTAGCGGACCGTTGTACAAGCGCCTGGCACAAGCGCTGACGGGTCTGATCCAAGAGGGTCTGCTGAAATCGGGCACGGCACTTCCGAGCGAGCGCGATCTCGCCAGCGCCCTGCAGATTGGCCGCATCACGGTCAGAACCGCCTATCGCGACCTGCTCGCCTCGGGCGTCATCGAGTCACGCCACGGCAGCGGCACCTTCGTCTCGCAGCAAGTGGAACGTATCGAGCAGCCGCTCTGGCGCCTCTCCTCCTTTTCCGCAGACATGCGATCGCGCGGCCGTGAACCGGCAGCGCGCATCCTGTCACGCACCGTCAGCGCGCCCGCGCCGGAGGAATCCTTCCTGCTCGGCCTCGGCCTTGATGAGCCCGTGCTGCGCCTCGACCGACTGCGTCTGGCGGATGGCCAGCCGCTCGCCATCGAGCGCGCCGTCGTCCCCATCAAGTTCCTGGGTGAAGAGGCCATATCCGAGGGATCGCTTTACGACGCCCTGGCCGCCAAAGGCTTCAGGCCCGTGCGCGCCCAGCAGAGGCTGACCGCCGTGACACTCGACCCGACATCCGCGTCGATCCTGACCGTGAAGGCCGGAGCGCCCGCACTTCTGATCGAGCGCGTCTCCCGCCTCGCGGACCAGCGCGTCGTTGAATATACCCGCTCGCACTATCGCGGCGATGCCTATGATTTTGTTGCTGAATTGAGAATTGGAGATGACCTATGA
- a CDS encoding SIS domain-containing protein: MSETQSLMLTEAGQSPEVVATLLEKEKPAFAEIAKLFSTGHPSLITTAARGSSDHAATFFKYLFEISCGIPVASVGPSIASVYGAPLHLKGGIHFTVSQSGGSPDIIALQAAAKKGGATTIAVVNVTDSPLAKEADIVLGLNAGKEQSVAATKSFIASVAALAGVTAAVSQDKALIDGLAKLPEALAATSGIDGRAAEDVLFNASSLYTGGRGPAFAIALEAALKAKETAGLHAEAFSLAELMHGPMRLVQPGFPIVAFSPDDAAFANNAQALERLQKLGATAVSFSTAPLAGINLRMPTTGNGLLDPLVSLLCYYRLIESVTRRKGFDPDKPANLLKVTETM, encoded by the coding sequence ATGAGCGAGACCCAATCCCTGATGCTGACGGAAGCCGGCCAATCGCCAGAGGTGGTTGCGACGTTGCTTGAAAAGGAAAAGCCTGCCTTTGCCGAGATCGCGAAGCTCTTCTCGACCGGCCATCCGTCGCTGATCACGACCGCCGCGCGCGGCTCTTCCGACCATGCCGCTACCTTCTTCAAATATCTTTTCGAAATCTCCTGCGGCATCCCGGTCGCCTCCGTCGGCCCGTCGATCGCCTCCGTTTATGGCGCTCCGCTGCATCTGAAGGGCGGCATCCACTTCACGGTCTCTCAATCCGGCGGCAGCCCCGACATCATCGCACTGCAGGCCGCCGCCAAGAAGGGCGGCGCCACCACGATCGCCGTCGTCAACGTCACCGACAGCCCCCTCGCCAAGGAAGCCGACATCGTGCTCGGCCTGAACGCCGGCAAGGAACAGAGCGTCGCCGCAACCAAATCCTTCATCGCCTCGGTTGCCGCTCTTGCCGGTGTCACGGCTGCAGTGTCGCAGGACAAGGCGCTGATCGATGGTCTTGCCAAGCTGCCGGAAGCACTTGCTGCAACCTCGGGCATCGACGGCAGGGCGGCCGAAGATGTGCTCTTCAATGCCTCCTCGCTTTACACCGGCGGCCGCGGCCCGGCTTTCGCCATTGCGCTCGAAGCGGCTTTGAAGGCCAAGGAAACCGCCGGCCTTCATGCGGAAGCCTTTTCGCTCGCCGAACTCATGCACGGCCCGATGCGTCTCGTGCAGCCGGGCTTCCCCATTGTCGCTTTCTCGCCTGACGACGCCGCCTTCGCCAACAATGCTCAGGCCCTGGAACGGCTTCAGAAGCTCGGCGCCACCGCCGTCTCCTTCTCGACCGCGCCGCTTGCCGGCATCAATCTGCGCATGCCGACGACGGGCAACGGCCTGCTCGACCCGCTCGTGTCGCTGCTGTGCTACTATCGCCTCATCGAGTCGGTGACCCGCCGCAAGGGCTTCGACCCGGATAAGCCGGCTAATCTTCTCAAGGTAACGGAGACCATGTGA
- the nagA gene encoding N-acetylglucosamine-6-phosphate deacetylase, with product MDYKVFTGARIFDGDRFHEDSALVIGNGRIHAITGINDVPDNAETIQLKGGVLSPGFIDAQVNGGGGRMLNDEPSPASMYMIAEGHRPYGTTSLLPTLITDVAAATTAAIDAAIEAVKANRGVAGLHLEGPHLAPARKGAHLAELMRPVEDSDVKTFIRAREAIGTLLVTMAAEQVTERQVQALSEGGVIVSIGHSDCTAEAADARFDAGARGVTHLFNAMSQMGHRAPGLVGAAIDHPAPWCGIIADGHHVEPTALRVALRAKRGEGRLFFVTDAMSLVGTDLPTFTLNGRTVYRTKGGYCSKLTLDDGTLAGSDVDMASTIRYGVNILELPLAEALRMATSYPARFLRLADRGHLAPGMRADLVHINDGIEVTETWISGQASA from the coding sequence ATGGACTACAAGGTCTTTACCGGCGCCCGCATTTTCGATGGCGACCGGTTTCACGAGGATAGCGCGCTGGTGATCGGCAACGGCCGCATCCATGCCATTACCGGCATCAACGATGTGCCCGATAATGCCGAAACCATCCAGCTGAAAGGCGGCGTCCTGTCGCCGGGCTTCATCGACGCACAAGTGAACGGCGGCGGCGGCCGCATGCTGAATGACGAGCCCTCGCCGGCGTCCATGTACATGATCGCCGAGGGGCATCGCCCCTACGGCACGACGTCGCTGCTGCCGACGCTCATCACCGATGTCGCAGCCGCGACGACGGCCGCGATCGACGCCGCCATCGAAGCCGTGAAAGCCAATCGCGGTGTCGCCGGCCTGCATCTGGAAGGCCCGCATCTGGCACCGGCCCGCAAGGGTGCGCATCTGGCCGAACTGATGCGTCCGGTCGAAGACAGCGACGTCAAGACTTTCATCCGCGCCCGCGAGGCGATCGGCACGCTGCTGGTCACCATGGCGGCCGAGCAGGTGACGGAGCGGCAGGTGCAGGCACTCAGCGAGGGCGGTGTCATCGTCAGCATCGGCCACAGCGATTGCACGGCTGAAGCCGCCGATGCGCGCTTCGATGCCGGCGCCCGCGGCGTCACCCACCTTTTCAATGCCATGAGCCAGATGGGCCATCGCGCGCCCGGCCTCGTCGGCGCGGCGATCGACCATCCCGCCCCCTGGTGCGGCATCATCGCAGATGGTCATCACGTCGAGCCGACGGCGCTCCGGGTTGCACTGCGCGCGAAACGCGGCGAGGGCCGTCTGTTCTTCGTCACCGATGCCATGTCGCTCGTCGGCACCGACCTGCCGACTTTCACGCTGAACGGCCGCACGGTCTATCGCACCAAGGGCGGCTATTGTTCCAAGCTGACGCTCGATGATGGCACGCTGGCCGGCTCCGATGTCGATATGGCCTCCACCATCCGCTATGGCGTCAATATTCTCGAGCTGCCGCTAGCCGAAGCCCTGCGCATGGCGACCTCCTACCCTGCCCGCTTCCTCCGGCTTGCCGATCGCGGCCACTTGGCGCCGGGAATGCGTGCCGATCTCGTTCACATCAACGACGGCATCGAAGTCACGGAAACATGGATCTCAGGTCAAGCTTCGGCCTGA
- a CDS encoding SIS domain-containing protein: protein MSAVTDSYFSALIGRLETLRETLAEPMSKASAAICAAARADRRVYVFGTGHSHMLAEEVHYRAGGLAFTIPVLVGSAMLHEGAVISSVYERTEGLIRPVFERYGMQPGDVLIIASNSGVNAAPIEAADYGREIGATVIAITSLAYSAAIANGRRKLADIADIVLDNGLPPGDAMIELPGTELKVGPASTAVGATVLNAIFADVAAELCKDGNPPVYLSANMPGAKETNQRLVKKYRPRNPHL from the coding sequence ATGAGCGCAGTCACGGACAGCTATTTCTCCGCCCTCATCGGCCGGTTGGAGACCCTGCGCGAAACGCTGGCTGAGCCCATGTCCAAGGCTTCCGCTGCCATCTGTGCCGCCGCACGCGCAGACCGCCGCGTCTATGTCTTCGGCACCGGCCACTCGCACATGCTGGCCGAAGAGGTGCATTATCGCGCCGGCGGCCTCGCCTTCACCATTCCCGTGCTCGTCGGCTCCGCCATGCTGCATGAAGGCGCCGTCATCAGTTCGGTCTACGAACGCACCGAAGGCCTTATCCGCCCGGTCTTCGAGCGCTACGGCATGCAGCCGGGTGACGTACTGATCATAGCCTCCAATTCCGGCGTCAATGCCGCACCGATCGAGGCGGCGGATTATGGCCGCGAGATCGGCGCAACGGTCATCGCCATCACATCGCTCGCCTATTCGGCCGCCATCGCCAATGGACGCAGAAAGCTCGCCGATATCGCCGATATCGTGCTGGACAACGGCCTGCCGCCCGGTGACGCGATGATAGAGCTGCCGGGAACGGAGCTCAAGGTCGGGCCAGCCTCAACAGCCGTCGGCGCCACGGTGCTGAACGCCATCTTCGCCGATGTCGCCGCCGAACTCTGCAAGGATGGCAATCCACCCGTCTACCTCAGCGCCAACATGCCAGGCGCCAAGGAAACCAATCAGCGGCTGGTCAAGAAATATAGACCGCGCAATCCGCATCTCTGA
- a CDS encoding efflux RND transporter permease subunit, whose product MRFSHFFVDRPIFASVLSIVLLIVGGIAYFQLPVAQYPEVAPPTIVVRTSYPGADAQTIADTVATPIEQEINGVEDMLYMSSYSSADGSMALTITFKLGTDLDKAQVLVQNRVSIAEPRLPEDVRRIGITTVKSSPDLMMVVHLLSPNNRYDQLYISNYARTRIRDLLVRLDGVGDVQLFGERQYSLRIWLDPEKLAAYGMTAGDIVQALRDQNVQVSGGTIGGPPVSGTNAFQYTVTTQGRFSDARQFRYVIVKATGNGRLVQLQDVARIELGAQDYVTNSYLNGSPAVALGVFARPGTNALDAAADIQKTMESLAQDFPQGLEYRIIYNPTEFIAESIHEVYKTIFEAAILVAIVVLVFLQSWRTAIIPIVAIPVSLIGTFAFLLAFGFSLNMLTLFGLVLAIGIVVDDAIVVVENVERNLALGMTPKEASHVTMNEVGTAVLAISLVLIAVFVPTAFIPGISGQFYRQFAVTISVATAISCLNSLTLSPAIAAIVLRPHSHQKSNNVFARFGRALGDGFNRGFERMSSGYSWIIRHLVTTWAALACALLVFVGLLAGTWYMGRIVPQGFVPTMDQGYAIVVVQLPDGASLARTNAVIQKATDIISKTPGIANAVAFAGFNGATFTNASNSGVIFTPFKPFEERLKTGDSATKIIGQLFGSLQGIQEAFIIAIPPPSIRGVGNSGGFKMQIMDRENPDMRRILPLAYQMMGAAAQNKGVSGVFTTFSANSPQYFLAIDRDKARALNVPIPNIFETLSINLGTSYVNDFNAFGRVYQVRAQADQQYRVDREDILALKVRSATGALVPLGTLVDIRDTTGPALVQRYNMYVSVPLQGNPGPGVSTGSALDTMEGLAKNLLPAGTTFEWTELAYQEKHTGNTAIYIFALSVIFVFLALSAQYESWILPLAIILIVPLAVLAALIGVHLRGMDNNILTQIGLIVLIGLAAKNAILIVEFARQAQAEGKSAVEAAIEASHLRLRPILMTAFAFIFGVVPLMIATGPGAEMRQSLGTAVFSGMLGVTLFGLFLTPVFYVVLRRRRKQAEAAQEPSATDAAAQ is encoded by the coding sequence ATGAGGTTTTCCCACTTCTTCGTTGACCGGCCGATCTTTGCATCGGTCCTATCCATCGTGCTGCTCATCGTCGGCGGCATCGCCTATTTCCAGCTGCCGGTGGCGCAATATCCCGAAGTCGCGCCGCCGACCATCGTGGTGCGCACTTCCTATCCGGGTGCCGACGCGCAGACCATAGCCGATACCGTGGCGACGCCGATCGAGCAGGAAATCAACGGTGTCGAGGACATGCTCTATATGTCCTCCTATTCGAGCGCCGACGGCTCCATGGCGCTGACGATCACTTTCAAGCTCGGCACCGACCTCGACAAGGCGCAGGTGCTGGTGCAGAACCGTGTTTCCATCGCCGAACCTCGCCTGCCAGAAGACGTCAGACGCATCGGCATCACGACGGTCAAGAGCTCGCCCGACCTGATGATGGTCGTGCATCTCCTCTCGCCGAACAATCGCTACGACCAGCTCTATATTTCCAACTATGCTCGTACGCGCATCCGCGACCTTCTCGTTCGTCTTGATGGCGTCGGCGACGTCCAGCTCTTCGGCGAACGCCAATATTCGCTGCGCATCTGGCTGGATCCGGAAAAGCTCGCCGCCTACGGCATGACCGCCGGCGACATCGTTCAGGCGCTTCGCGATCAGAATGTGCAGGTTTCCGGCGGTACGATTGGCGGGCCCCCGGTATCCGGCACCAACGCCTTCCAATATACCGTCACCACGCAGGGGCGTTTTTCCGATGCGCGGCAATTCCGCTACGTCATCGTGAAGGCGACGGGCAACGGTCGTCTCGTGCAGCTGCAGGATGTCGCTCGCATCGAGCTCGGCGCGCAGGACTACGTCACGAATAGCTACCTGAACGGCAGCCCGGCGGTGGCGCTCGGCGTCTTCGCTCGCCCCGGCACGAACGCGCTCGATGCCGCCGCCGATATTCAAAAGACGATGGAAAGCCTGGCGCAGGATTTCCCGCAGGGGCTTGAATATCGCATCATCTACAATCCCACGGAGTTCATCGCCGAATCGATCCACGAAGTCTACAAGACGATCTTCGAGGCGGCGATCCTCGTTGCCATCGTCGTGCTGGTCTTCCTGCAGTCCTGGCGGACGGCGATCATTCCAATCGTCGCCATACCGGTATCGCTGATCGGCACCTTCGCCTTCCTGCTCGCCTTCGGCTTCTCGCTGAACATGCTGACGCTGTTCGGCCTGGTGCTCGCCATCGGCATTGTCGTCGATGACGCGATCGTTGTCGTTGAGAATGTCGAGCGAAACCTCGCGCTCGGCATGACGCCAAAAGAGGCGTCGCATGTGACGATGAACGAGGTGGGTACGGCGGTTCTGGCAATCTCGCTGGTGCTGATCGCCGTCTTTGTGCCGACAGCCTTCATTCCCGGCATTTCTGGGCAATTCTACCGGCAGTTCGCGGTCACGATCTCGGTCGCGACGGCGATTTCCTGCCTGAATTCGCTGACGCTCTCGCCGGCGATTGCCGCGATCGTGCTGCGCCCCCACAGTCATCAGAAATCCAACAATGTCTTCGCGCGGTTCGGCCGCGCCTTGGGTGACGGGTTCAACCGCGGCTTCGAGCGGATGAGCAGCGGCTATTCGTGGATCATCCGGCACCTTGTGACAACCTGGGCGGCGCTGGCCTGCGCACTTCTCGTCTTTGTGGGGCTGCTGGCGGGAACCTGGTATATGGGCAGGATCGTCCCGCAAGGCTTCGTTCCAACCATGGATCAGGGCTATGCCATTGTCGTCGTGCAGCTGCCTGACGGCGCGTCGCTTGCGCGCACCAACGCCGTCATCCAGAAGGCGACCGATATCATCAGCAAGACGCCTGGTATCGCCAATGCCGTCGCCTTCGCCGGCTTCAACGGTGCGACTTTCACCAATGCCTCGAATTCGGGCGTCATCTTCACGCCGTTCAAGCCATTCGAGGAACGGCTGAAAACCGGAGATTCGGCGACCAAGATCATCGGCCAGCTCTTCGGTAGCCTCCAGGGTATCCAGGAAGCGTTTATCATCGCCATTCCGCCGCCTTCGATCCGCGGCGTCGGCAATTCCGGCGGCTTCAAGATGCAGATCATGGACCGGGAAAATCCGGACATGCGCCGCATCCTGCCGCTCGCCTATCAGATGATGGGCGCTGCCGCACAGAACAAGGGTGTCAGCGGCGTATTCACCACCTTCTCCGCCAACAGCCCGCAATATTTCCTGGCGATCGACCGTGACAAGGCGCGCGCACTCAACGTGCCGATCCCGAATATCTTCGAGACGCTGTCGATCAACCTCGGCACGTCCTATGTCAACGACTTCAACGCCTTCGGCCGCGTCTACCAGGTGCGGGCGCAGGCAGACCAGCAATATCGCGTGGATCGCGAGGATATTCTGGCACTGAAGGTACGCTCGGCAACGGGCGCATTGGTGCCGCTCGGCACGCTGGTCGATATTCGCGACACGACCGGGCCGGCGCTTGTTCAGCGCTACAACATGTATGTCTCCGTTCCCCTGCAGGGGAACCCGGGACCGGGTGTTTCCACCGGCTCGGCACTCGACACCATGGAAGGATTGGCCAAGAACCTGCTGCCGGCGGGCACGACCTTCGAATGGACCGAACTCGCCTATCAGGAAAAGCATACCGGCAATACGGCGATCTATATCTTCGCCCTGTCGGTCATCTTCGTCTTCCTGGCGCTGTCGGCGCAATATGAAAGCTGGATCCTGCCGCTTGCGATCATCCTCATCGTGCCGCTGGCGGTGCTGGCAGCTCTGATCGGCGTGCATCTGAGAGGAATGGACAACAATATCCTCACGCAGATCGGGCTGATCGTGCTGATCGGCCTTGCGGCCAAGAACGCGATCCTGATCGTCGAATTCGCCCGGCAGGCACAGGCAGAGGGAAAGAGCGCCGTCGAGGCGGCGATCGAGGCCAGTCATCTGCGCCTGCGACCGATCTTGATGACGGCCTTCGCCTTCATCTTCGGCGTCGTGCCGCTGATGATCGCGACCGGTCCCGGCGCCGAAATGCGTCAGTCGCTCGGTACGGCCGTCTTCTCGGGCATGCTCGGAGTGACGCTGTTCGGCCTGTTCCTGACTCCGGTCTTCTACGTCGTCCTTCGCCGCCGGCGCAAGCAGGCGGAAGCCGCACAGGAGCCCTCGGCCACCGATGCCGCGGCACAATGA
- a CDS encoding efflux RND transporter periplasmic adaptor subunit, with the protein MLPRAVLLSCVIAVLSSAQTLAQGAPPAPPVTVAKPVIRDVVDSDEFIGRFQAVDEVSVRSRVGGYLQEVHFQDGAIVKQGDLLFVIDQRPFITTLNEATASLEVAKSSLTLADAQYKRAESLSTTGSQSASTLDDRRRDLISAQANVRGAQATVDRANLDMDFTRITAPLSGRIDRRLISVGNLVQADQTVLTTIVSLDPIDFYFDVDERRLLSYADEARKNGSALQQGGGGLDVTVTIADSRQKPFKGKLDFAENRVDNETGTIRVRARFPNPNLILQPGLFGRVQVQGSNSYKAILVPDEAIGSDQNQRVVYTVDTAGNITPKSVRLGPKLYGYRVIRDGMTGDETIVVNGLIRIRPGVKVTPQLIELPQQATNDEPPAQADAQGTSQ; encoded by the coding sequence ATGCTGCCGCGTGCCGTCTTGTTGAGCTGTGTTATTGCCGTTTTATCGAGTGCCCAGACGCTCGCCCAGGGCGCTCCGCCGGCACCGCCCGTTACGGTCGCCAAGCCTGTCATTCGCGATGTCGTCGACAGTGACGAGTTCATCGGGCGCTTCCAGGCGGTCGATGAGGTTTCCGTGCGCTCGCGGGTCGGCGGTTACCTGCAGGAGGTGCATTTCCAGGACGGCGCTATCGTCAAGCAGGGAGATCTGCTTTTTGTCATCGACCAGCGCCCCTTCATCACCACGCTGAACGAGGCGACTGCCTCGCTGGAAGTGGCAAAATCCTCGCTGACGCTCGCCGATGCGCAATATAAGCGGGCGGAATCCCTGTCGACGACGGGCAGCCAGTCGGCTTCGACGCTCGATGATCGACGCCGCGATCTCATTTCGGCGCAGGCGAATGTGCGCGGTGCTCAGGCGACGGTCGATCGCGCCAATCTGGACATGGATTTCACCAGGATTACGGCGCCGCTCAGCGGCCGCATCGACCGCCGTCTGATCTCGGTCGGCAACCTCGTGCAGGCCGATCAGACCGTGCTGACGACCATCGTGTCGCTCGATCCCATCGATTTCTATTTCGATGTCGATGAGCGCCGGCTGCTCTCCTATGCCGATGAGGCCCGCAAGAATGGCAGCGCCCTGCAGCAGGGCGGCGGCGGTCTCGATGTGACCGTGACCATCGCCGATTCCCGCCAGAAGCCGTTCAAGGGCAAGCTCGATTTCGCGGAAAACCGTGTCGACAACGAGACCGGAACGATCCGCGTCCGCGCCCGCTTTCCCAATCCCAATCTCATTCTGCAGCCCGGCCTTTTCGGGCGCGTTCAGGTGCAGGGGTCCAACAGCTACAAGGCGATCCTCGTTCCGGACGAAGCCATCGGTTCGGATCAGAACCAGCGCGTCGTCTATACCGTCGATACCGCCGGCAACATCACGCCGAAATCCGTGCGTCTCGGGCCAAAGCTCTATGGCTATCGCGTCATCCGCGACGGCATGACCGGCGACGAGACGATCGTCGTCAACGGGCTGATACGCATCCGGCCCGGCGTCAAGGTAACGCCGCAGCTGATCGAGCTGCCGCAGCAGGCGACGAATGACGAGCCGCCGGCCCAGGCCGATGCACAGGGGACGAGCCAATGA